The Magnolia sinica isolate HGM2019 chromosome 10, MsV1, whole genome shotgun sequence genome includes a window with the following:
- the LOC131258368 gene encoding nonsense-mediated mRNA decay factor SMG7, which produces MMTVPMDNSSAPIREHVQRLFNKNNELEKGLRKAAQAKIPSDPNAWLQMRENYEAIILEDHDFSELHEIEYGLWQLHYKRIEEFRAHMNSASASAGSVTAHGGKGVARPDRIKKIRSVFKGFLSEATGFYHDLILKIRAKYGLPLGYFSEGPGNQINLGKDEKKSAEMKKGLISCHRCLIYLGDLARYKGLYGEGDSVSRDYAAASSYYIEAASLWPSSGNPHHQLAILASYSGDDLVAVYRYFRSLAVDCPFSTARDNLIIVFEKNRQSYSQLPGDAKINSVKRMNGRGRGRGEIKLPAKDVKTEINPIKGVFSIPEIYKTFCVRFVRLNGILFTRTSLETFGEVFSLVMADLHDLLSSGTEEELNFGSDAAENGLFVVRLIAILIFMVHNVNKESEGQSYAEILQRSVLLQNAFTAAFEFVGHILRRCVQLQDISSSYLLPAILVFIEWLACNPDIATGSDVEVKQATARSFFWTQCISFLNKLILSGLVSVDGDEGETCFSDMSRYEEGETGNRLALWEDFELRGFLPLLPAQLILDFSRKLSFGSDGSNKDRRARMERILAAGRALMSVVRVDQQGIYFDLELKKFAIGVEPKKSEHDMIGASLDISLSTGMKQGMPIEKTRNLGAMQPMEQYYMEGEEEDEVIVFKPTVAEKHTDVSIPKSIAYEVLKPVEDSSKDDWANYAVALSAPQLQVASLSANSQLPFSFANTIPHPIQHVDPSTSKWIVEQQASLDDGLESLSISGNVLAAKAELQQGSHPHAFSLPFSSYENLNSIGILSGQTGFSEAVMPSKYDHIIPSGPTMKLPNVATNSRKSPVSRPVRHFGPPPGFSPVPTKQINDSMAGLVLKNEHPPMDDYSWLDGYKFSSAGGADWNNSLNYMGDVYSHASGNHNISTGMMSFPFPGKQAPAVQAQVEDQKMWSDYQPLEHLKLHKEQQQQQLQVQRGNQQSAPLPELYQGPSLWSGQFFV; this is translated from the exons ATGATGACCGTACCGATGGATAACTCATCTGCTCCTATACGGGAGCATGTCCAACGTCTTTTCAACAAG AATAATGAGTTGGAGAAGGGACTTAGGAAGGCGGCCCAGGCAAAGATACCTTCAGATCCTAATGCATGGCTACAAATGAGAGAAAATTATGAAGCCATAATTCTCGAGGATCATGATTTTTCTGAGTTACATGAAATAGAGTATGGCTTGTGGCAGTTACACTACAAACGAATAGAGGAGTTCAGGGCACATATGAATTCTGCTTCAGCATCTGCAGGATCTGTCACAGCTCACGGTGGAAAAGGTGTTGCTCGACCTGACCGAATTAAGAAAATACGTTCTGTTTTCAAAGGCTTCCTATCAGAAGCAACTGGATTTTACCATGATCTGATTCTGAAAATCAGAGCAAAATATGGGCTCCCTCTAGGATATTTTTCTGAGGGTCCAGGGAATCAAATTAATCTGGGGAAAGATGAAAAGAAATCAGCTGAGATGAAGAAAGGCTTGATATCCTGTCACCGTTGTCTTATATACTTGGGTGATCTTGCTCGTTACAAAGGATTATATGGAGAGGGCGACTCTGTCAGCCGTGATTATGCTGCTGCTTCAAGTTACTACATAGAGGCAGCTTCCCTTTGGCCTTCAAGTGGCAATCCCCATCATcag CTTGCAATATTGGCATCCTATTCTGGGGATGATCTGGTAGCAGTCTACCGGTACTTTCGGAGTTTGGCAGTAGATTGCCCCTTCTCAACAGCAAGGGACAACTTGATTATTGTATTCGAGAAG AACCGTCAGAGCTACTCCCAACTGCCTGGGGATGCCAAAATTAACTCAGTCAAGCGAATGAATgggagaggaagaggaagaggggaAATTAAGCTTCCAGCGAAAGATGTCAAAACCGAAATTAATCCCATAAAAGGAGTGTTCAGTATCCCAGAGATTTATAAAACCTTTTGTGTTCGATTTGTCCGACTAAATGGCATTCTTTTTACACGCACGAG CTTGGAAACATTTGGAGAAGTTTTCTCTTTGGTAATGGCTGATCTGCATGATCTTCTTTCTTCTGGAACTGAAGAGGAGCTGAATTTCGGTTCTGATGCTGCTGAAAATGGGCTTTTTGTTGTTAGGCTTATCGCAATTCTCATATTCATGGTTCATAATGTAAACAAGGAATCTGAAGGCCAGTCATATGCTGAAATCTTGCAGCGTTCAGTTCTTCTTCAGAATGCATTTACTGCTGCCTTTGAGTTTGTGGGACATATTCTCAGGAGATGTGTACAATTACAGGATATTTCGTCAAGCTATCTGTTACCTGCAATTCTAGTTTTCATCGAGTGGTTAGCTTGTAATCCAGATATTGCAACTGGCAGTGATGTTGAGGTTAAACAAGCCACTGCTAGGTCATTCTTCTGGACTCAGTGCATTTCTTTCTTGAACAAGCTTATATTGAGTGGGTTGGTATCTGTCGATGGTGATGAAGGTGAAACCTGCTTCTCAGACATGAGCAGGTATGAGGAGGGAGAAACTGGCAACCGGCTTGCATTGTGGGAGGACTTCGAGCTGAGGGGATTTTTACCTCTGCTCCCAGCACAGCTCATTCTCGATTTTTCTAGAAAACTCTCCTTTGGAAGTGATGGTAGCAACAAGGACAGAAGAGCCCGTATGGAAAGGATTCTAGCTGCAGGAAGGGCTCTTATGAGTGTGGTTCGGGTTGATCAGCAGGGAATATATTTTGATCTTGAACTCAAGAAATTTGCTATAGGTGTTGAGCCCAAAAAGTCTGAGCATGATATGATTGGTGCTTCTTTAGACATATCTTTGTCCACTGGAATGAAACAAGGAATGCCGATTGAGAAAACAAGGAATTTGGGAGCTATGCAACCGATGGAACAGTATTACATGGAAggagaagaggaggatgaggtgATTGTTTTCAAACCAACTGTAGCTGAAAAGCATACTGATGTGAGCATCCCAAAATCAATTGCTTATGAGGTCCTTAAGCCTGTTGAGGATTCTTCTAAAGATGACTGGGCAAATTATGCGGTCGCTCTTTCTGCACCTCAGCTGCAGGTTGCTAGTTTAAGTGCTAATTCACAACTGCCCTTTTCTTTTGCTAATACTATCCCAcatcccatccaacatgttgatccGAGTACTTCGAAGTGGATTGTGGAACAGCAAGCCTCTTTGGATGATGGATTGGAAAGTTTGAGCATTTCTGGGAATGTGTTAGCTGCTAAAGCCGAGTTGCAACAAGGATCGCACCCTCATGCATTTTCACTTCCCTTTTCATCATATGAGAATCTCAATTCTATCGGCATTTTATCTGGACAGACAGGATTTTCGGAAGCTGTAATGCCATCCAAATATGATCATATAATACCTTCTGGACCAACTATGAAGCTGCCAAATGTGGCAACAAATTCAAGAAAAAGTCCGGTGAGCCGGCCTGTTAGGCACTTTGGACCTCCACCTGGTTTCAGCCCTGTTCCTACCAAACAAATAAACGACTCCATGGCTGGCTTGGTATTGAAGAATGAGCATCCACCCATGGATGATTATAGCTGGCTAGATGGATATAAATTTTCCTCTGCAGGAGGTGCAGATTGGAACAATTCCCTCAATTACATGGGCGATGTGTATTCCCATGCTTCTGGTAATCACAATATCTCGACTGGTATGATGAGCTTCCCTTTTCCTGGAAAACAAGCTCCTGCTGTACAGGCCCAGGTGGAAGACCAGAAAATGTGGTCAGATTACCAACCTCTTGAGCATCTGAAGCTTCATAAggaacagcagcagcagcagctccaGGTCCAGCGGGGAAATCAACAGTCTGCTCCACTGCCGGAGCTGTATCAAGGACCATCTCTTTGGTCAGGCCAGTTCTTCGTGTGA